A stretch of DNA from Candidatus Binatia bacterium:
GAGAAAACTCGCCGAGTTTGTGCCCGACCATATTCTCGGAAACGTAGACCGGGATGAATTTCCGGCCGTTGTGAACCGCAAACGTGTGCCCGATCATGTCCGGTGTAATCGTCGACCGTCGCGACCAGGTCTTGATGACCCGTTTATCGCGCGCCGCGTTCATCGCGTCCACCCTGGCGGCGAGATGACCGTCCACAAATGGCCCTTTCTTGACCGACCGCGCCATCCCGGTGCTCCTACTTCGTCCGCCGCTTCACGATGAAGCGG
This window harbors:
- the rpsS gene encoding 30S ribosomal protein S19; protein product: MARSVKKGPFVDGHLAARVDAMNAARDKRVIKTWSRRSTITPDMIGHTFAVHNGRKFIPVYVSENMVGHKLGEFSPTRTFHGHSGDRKAEVKK